The DNA region GCGGCTGCTGGACGAGCTGGACCTCGCGGTGGCGACGCCGGCGAAGATCGGCGCGCGCTGGGCGCAGGCGCCGGCCGCCTCGCCCGCGGCCACGGCCGTGCTGGGCGTCGGCGGGACCGGGCGGGTCGCGGTGGACCTGGCCGCGGAGGGGCCGCACGCGCTGGTCGGCGGTGCGCAGGGCGCGGGCAAGACGGAGCTGCTGCGGTCCTTCGCCGCCGCGCTCGCCGCGGCCGAGCGCCCCGAGCGCCTCGCCCTGATCCTCGTCGACGGGGCCGGCCAGGAACGCGGCGAGGGCCTTGCGGCCTGCGCCGAACTCCCCCACGTCACGGCCCACTTGGTGGCCTCGGACCCGGTGCGCATGCGGGAGTTCGCGCAGGCGCTGAGCGGTGAGCTGAAGCGCCGGGCGCAGGTGCTGGGCGGACGCGACTTCGCGGCGTGGCACGCGGAGCGGGTGGTCGCGGCGACACTGCCGCGGCAGGGGTCCGCGCCCGCGTCGCCCTCCGCGCGGGGCGCCACGGACCACGCGGACGGTGACCCGCTGCCGCGGCTCGTGGTGATCGTGGACGACTTCGACGCGCTGGTGGCGCCGGCCCTCGGCGCGCCCGGGCGGCCCTCCGCGGGCAGCGTGGTGCGGGCCTTGGAAGCGGTGGCGCGCGAGGGCGAACGCCTGGGCGTGCACCTGGTCGCGGCGACCGGGCGGCCGGAGCGGACGGCGGACACCGACGCGGACGAGCGGGCGCGGATACGGATCGCGCTGCGCGCCGCGGACCCGGAGTCGGCGGCGCTGCTGGTGCACGTCGAGGACCCGGCGGGGCTCGACGACGCGGCGCCCGGGCGGGGGTATCTGCGGCGGCCCGGCGGGGCGGTGACGCTCTTCCAGACCGGGCGGGTCAGCGCGCGGATCCCGCGGACGGCGACGCTGCGGCCCACGGTGGTGGCGCTGGAGTGGGAGCGGATGGGGGATCCGCCGGCCCGGCGGCAGGTGCGGGAGCTGGGCAACGGACCCACGGATCTCGCGCTGCTCGCGAGCGCGCTCCAGCGCGCGGCGGACTCCGCGCGGTCGACGTCGGGCTGACTCACCGTCGCTCGCTCAACGTGCCTTCGGCAGCGGGGAGTTGACGCCGAGCATCGGACATGACGTAGTGCCGGCACAAGATCACGGCATGGTCACGATCAGTGCCGCCGCAGCGTAGGGAGCCTTGTCGTGCGCAGGCCCAGGGGCGTAGGACAGAACGCCAACGGGACTGAGGGGATGGCCAGATGCTGACGTTGAGGAAGAGACCACGCACAGATCGCCCGACCCACCGCACTACGCGCATAGCGCTCGCGACCCTCGCCGCGAGCGCTCTCGCGCTGACCGCCGCGGCCTGCGGCGGCGACGGCAAGAAGGACGACGGCGCCACGACCTCGCCGTCCGGGTCCACGAGCGCCGCGAGCGCCACGGGCGGCAGCGGCGCCGGCGTGCACCTGCCCGACCTGCACGGCCAGAAGCTGGAAGTGGCCGCGGTGTGGACCGGCCCCGAGCAGCAGAACTTCCAGCGGGTGCTGGACTCGTTCGACAAGCTGACGGGCGCGAAGACCACGTACGTGCCCACCGGTGACAGCCAGTCGACCTTCCTGGGCACGAAGATCGCCGGCGGCGCGCCGCCGGACGTGGCGTTCCTCGCGCAGAACGGCGTGCTGCACCAGTTCGCCGACAAGGGCTGGCTCAAGCCCCTGGGCCCCGAGGCGCAGGCGCAGCTGAAGGCGAACTTCTCCACCGGCTGGCAGCAGCTGGGCGCCTGGAAGGGCACCCAGTACGGCATCTACGCCAAGGCCGCGAACAAGTCGCTGATCTGGTACAATTCCGCGGCGTTCGCCAACGCGGGGGTGAGCGCGCCGAAGACGTGGGCGGACTTCCTGAAGACCGCGGAGACCGTCTTCGAGTCCGGCACCGCGCCGGTGTCGATCGGCGGCGCGGACGGCTGGACGCTCACCGACTGGTTCGAGAACGTCTACCTCTCGCAGGCCGGCCGGCCAAGTACGACCAGTTGGCCGCGCACAAGATCAAGTGGACCGACCCGTCGGTGAAGACCGCGCTGACCACGCTGGGCCAGCTGTTCGGCAACAAGGACCTGATCGCCGGCGGCACCAAGGGCGCGCTGGCCGCGGACTTCCCCAAATCGGTGACGCAGGTGTTCACGGGCAGCAACCCGGCCGCGATGGTCTACGAGGCGGACTTCGTCGCGCCGTTCATCACCTCCAACACCAAGGCGAAGGTGGGCGTCGACGCCAAGGAGTTCCCGTTCCCGGCGGTCGGCTCCGGCAAGCCGCCGGTGGTCAGCGGCGGTGACGTCGCGGTGGCGCTGAAGGACGGCAAGGGCGCGCAGGCGCTGCTGACGTACATCGCCTCCGTCGACGCGGCGAAGATCTGGGCGTCGGGCGGCGGCTACCTCTCGCCGAACAAGTCCCTGGACTTCTCGGCGTACCCCAACGACGTGCAGCGCGGCATCGCCCAGGCGCTGATCGGCTCCGGCGACGACTTCCGCTTCGACATGTCGGACCAGGCGCCGGCGGCGTTCGGCGGCACCAAGGGCGAGGGCGAGTGGAAGGACCTGCAGGACTTCCTCGCCCATCCCTCCGACGTCGCGGGCGCGCAGGCCAAGCTGGAGGCGGACGCGGCCAAGGCGTACGGGAGCTGAGGCGGATGGCTGACGCCTCGCTCCCCGGGGCGGGGGGCGGCGCGGCCGGCGCCGCCCCGCTCGCGCCGGGTCCCGCGCAGGGGCCCGGCGCACGCCCCCGGCGCAGCATCGTCGGCACCCGGCCCTGGGTCGCCGCGGTCTTCCTGCTGCCGGCGCTGGTCCTGCTGGGCGCCCTGGTGGCGTATCCGATCGGGTACACCGTCTGGCGCAGCCTGTACGACGCCGACGGCAGCGGCTTCGTCGGGCTGGGGAACTTCCACACCGTCTTCAGCGACCACGACATCCTGATCGCGGTCCGCAACAACGCCATCTGGGTGCTGGTCGCGCCGACCGTGGCGACCGCGCTGGGGCTGGTCTTCGCGGTGCTCACCGAGCGGGTGAGCTGGGGGACGGCGTTCAAGCTGGTCGTCTTCATGCCGATGGCGATCTCGATGCTGGCCGCGGGCATCATCTTCCGGCTGGTGTACGACCAGGACCCGAAGGAGGGGGTCGCCAACGCGGTGGTGGTGGCGGTGCACGACACGTTCACCGGCGGCTCCGCCTACCCGGGGGCCCGCCCGCGGCCGAACGGCGACCTGAAGCCGACCGCCGGCGGCTCGTACACCTCGGCGTCCACCGCGCGCGTCGGCACGCCCGACGACCTGCCGCTGATCGGCATCCCGCAGAACAAGCTGCCGGCCGGCGCGCGGCAGGCGAAGCCGGCCGCGACCGCCCCGGACGCGGTGACCGGCACGGTCTGGCTGGACTTCAAGCCGGGCGGCGGCGGCCGGGTCGGGGCGATCGATTCGGGCGAGAAGGCGCTGTCCGGGGTGAAGGTGCAGGCGGTCAGGGACGGCACGGTGATCGCCTCGGCCACCTCGGGCAAGGACGGCACGTACAAGCTGCCCGCGAAGGCGGCGGGCGCGCAGCTGCGGCTGCCGTCGTCGAACTTCTCCGGCAAGTACAACGGCATCAACTGGCTGGGGCCGGACCTGGTGACCCCGGCGATCATCGCCTCGTACGTGTGGATGTGGGCGGGCTTCGCGATGGTGCTCATCGCGGCGGGCCTGGCCGGGGTGCCGCGCGAGCTGCTGGAGCAGGCGCGGGTGGACGGCGCCGGCGAGTGGCAGGTCTTCCGCCGGATCACCGTGCCGCTGCTGGCGCCGGTGCTGGTGGTGGTCATGGTCACGCTGATGATCAACGTGCTGAAGATCTTCGACCTCGTCTACATCATCGCGCCCAGCGCCACCCAGCAGAACGCGAACGTGCTGGCGCTGCAGCTGTACCTGTCGTCCTTCGGCGGCGGCAACGACGAGGGCGTGGGCAGCGCGATCGGCGTGATCCTGCTGCTGCTGGTGCTGCCGGTGATGATCTTCAACATCCGGCGGCTGCGCAGGGAGGGGCGGCGATGAGCGCGGCGGGCTCGATATCGGACGCGGGCGCGGACGCCCGCGGAGGCGCCCGCGGGGACGCGGACCCGCGGAAGGGACCGGCGGCTGCGGGCAGCCGCAAGGAGAGCCTGGGCGCGCGGCTCGCGGCGGGGGTCAGCGGCGGTGTGCTGCGGCTGTTCCTGCTGGTGGTGGCGCTGTTCTGGCTGCTGCCCACGCTGGGGCTGCTGCTGTCCAGCCTGCGCTCGCCGAGCGACATCTCCAGCAGCGGCTGGTGGAAGGTCTTCACCTCGCCGTCCCAGCTCACCGTCACCAACTACCGCACGCTGCTGGACAACCACGCGGTCACCGACTCGCTGTGGAACACCGCGCTGATCACGGTCCCGGCGACGCTGCTGGTGGTGGTGATCGGCTCGCTGGCCGGCTACGCCTTCGCGTGGATGGACTTCCGCGGCCGGGACTGGTGGTTCCTCGCGGTGGTGGCGCTGCTGGTGGTGCCGGTGCAGGTGGCGCTGGTGCCGGTGGCCAAGCTGTTCGGCGACATCGGCATCTTCGGCGACATCTCGGGCGTGGTGCTCTTCCACACCGCCTTCGGGCTGCCGTTCGCGATCTTCCTGCTGCGCAACTTCTTCGCGGAGATCCCGCGGGAGCTGCTGGAGGCCGCGCGGCTGGACGGCGCGGGCGAGCTGCGGCTGTTCCTTCGGGTGGTCATGCCGCTGGGCGGCCCGGCGATCGCGTCGCTGGGCATCTTCCAGTTCCTGTGGGTGTGGAACGACATGCTGGTCGCGCTGATCTTCGCCAACAGCGACTCGCAGCCGATCACCGTGGAGCTCCAGCAGCAGGTCCGGCAGTTCGGCAACAACATCGACATCCTCGCGCCCGGCGCGTTCATCTCGATGGTGGTGCCGCTGGTGGTCTTCTTCGCCTTCCAGCGGCAGTTCGTGTCGGGGGTGATGGCGGGCGCGGTGAAGTAGCCGCCTGGGGGCACGACCGGTTGCCCCCACCCGAGGGACCCGTGGGTGGCCCGCCCGGTGGACGGCGGGGCGGGCCGCCCGCGTGGCGGCCCGATCATGCGATGACCTTTTGGCACGCTGATTCCCGATCGATCGATTTCGGTCTGCTCATCCCTCTATGCGCCGATATGCGCATACGGGCGGGCCGCGATCGCCGCTGTGCGCCACCGGGAGTCGGGAGTTCCGCCATGACCTCGCAGCAGCTGGCCCCTGCCCCCGGGACCCGGCAGGGCCCGCCCCGGACGGCCGGCGGCCGGATCGGGGCGCTGCTGCTGGGCCGGCGGGTGCGGGAGGCCGCCGCGATCGGC from Actinacidiphila sp. DG2A-62 includes:
- a CDS encoding carbohydrate ABC transporter permease; the encoded protein is MADASLPGAGGGAAGAAPLAPGPAQGPGARPRRSIVGTRPWVAAVFLLPALVLLGALVAYPIGYTVWRSLYDADGSGFVGLGNFHTVFSDHDILIAVRNNAIWVLVAPTVATALGLVFAVLTERVSWGTAFKLVVFMPMAISMLAAGIIFRLVYDQDPKEGVANAVVVAVHDTFTGGSAYPGARPRPNGDLKPTAGGSYTSASTARVGTPDDLPLIGIPQNKLPAGARQAKPAATAPDAVTGTVWLDFKPGGGGRVGAIDSGEKALSGVKVQAVRDGTVIASATSGKDGTYKLPAKAAGAQLRLPSSNFSGKYNGINWLGPDLVTPAIIASYVWMWAGFAMVLIAAGLAGVPRELLEQARVDGAGEWQVFRRITVPLLAPVLVVVMVTLMINVLKIFDLVYIIAPSATQQNANVLALQLYLSSFGGGNDEGVGSAIGVILLLLVLPVMIFNIRRLRREGRR
- a CDS encoding FtsK/SpoIIIE domain-containing protein; the protein is MAGRGRGVGAIGAWARRRFAGGRGAAQEAGDGGAQAEALRERWPDPAAVLLTVLGPGRRLWERGVAHPDALTVRLGTADLPARDGAPRLPAVPFTVDLRAPGSAALTLAGPRPRLSGLARAVLAQLCALHSPTVLEVVLISADRARTAESRAEEWSWLNWLPHLRPAHGQDCRLLLAFDREQAEARTAEVVRRLEDGPLGPSWATAPQAAVAAAGAAHRGAYTLLVVDGDPGSAALRETVARVAETGPSAGVHVLCLAEEGDPPVIAHGVVARLSGDVATTLRVEPPGLTAPAAGAGRGADHGDAGGGEVVLDAVSADWAEHFARALAPLKEADADESGGRSRRHALPQTVRLLDELDLAVATPAKIGARWAQAPAASPAATAVLGVGGTGRVAVDLAAEGPHALVGGAQGAGKTELLRSFAAALAAAERPERLALILVDGAGQERGEGLAACAELPHVTAHLVASDPVRMREFAQALSGELKRRAQVLGGRDFAAWHAERVVAATLPRQGSAPASPSARGATDHADGDPLPRLVVIVDDFDALVAPALGAPGRPSAGSVVRALEAVAREGERLGVHLVAATGRPERTADTDADERARIRIALRAADPESAALLVHVEDPAGLDDAAPGRGYLRRPGGAVTLFQTGRVSARIPRTATLRPTVVALEWERMGDPPARRQVRELGNGPTDLALLASALQRAADSARSTSG
- a CDS encoding carbohydrate ABC transporter permease, with the translated sequence MSAAGSISDAGADARGGARGDADPRKGPAAAGSRKESLGARLAAGVSGGVLRLFLLVVALFWLLPTLGLLLSSLRSPSDISSSGWWKVFTSPSQLTVTNYRTLLDNHAVTDSLWNTALITVPATLLVVVIGSLAGYAFAWMDFRGRDWWFLAVVALLVVPVQVALVPVAKLFGDIGIFGDISGVVLFHTAFGLPFAIFLLRNFFAEIPRELLEAARLDGAGELRLFLRVVMPLGGPAIASLGIFQFLWVWNDMLVALIFANSDSQPITVELQQQVRQFGNNIDILAPGAFISMVVPLVVFFAFQRQFVSGVMAGAVK